Below is a genomic region from Culicoides brevitarsis isolate CSIRO-B50_1 chromosome 2, AGI_CSIRO_Cbre_v1, whole genome shotgun sequence.
GTCGACGAAGAAGGATTAACGGGATTTTCAGTACTTGGATCGACATATTGGCATTGCGACAAAACAGTAGGCTCAGCATCCGCAGCAGCAGAAATCCATTCACTGAAATAATTGACGTCGGTATAAATTCCCGGATAGTTTGGCTCTGCACATTTATTTCCCCATGAAACGACGCCCGTAAGTAATCCGTCACAAATGAGAGGACCTCCGGAATCGCCTTGACACGAATCTTTTCCGCCATCTAAGGCTCCAACGCATAACATTCCGTCGTAAATTTCGCCGCCATAACTTTCGGTGCCGTTACAAACGCTCGGATCGATTGTTGAAATGTTCACGGATTGAAGCTCGTTCGCTAATTCTCCTCCctgtgaatgaaaatttcagttaaaatcgttttttgagtgttttttaagtttttacatAAGCAAGTCTTCCCCATCCATGTGCTTGACAGTCAACTTTTGATTCGACTTCGCGAtcatttaaagaaattgtCTCGATTACTCCTTCTTGCAATGGAAcagattcattcaaaaatattagagCAATATCATTTTCCATCGAATTGTCGTCGTAACCATCATGAACTGTTAATCCTTCAATTGAACGAATGATTGTCGTTGTTTCCTTCGTTGTGCGATCATAAA
It encodes:
- the LOC134829773 gene encoding trypsin-1-like, with the translated sequence MEFRFILLLLFTVPASIHGKHIKSSYSYKNEPKIVGGFNADLSSTRFIASLRLTIEEEYFDFGAGHKCGASLITENILISAAHCFFVYLNGPFDKELRDPCDWTIVLGVYDRTTKETTTIIRSIEGLTVHDGYDDNSMENDIALIFLNESVPLQEGVIETISLNDREVESKVDCQAHGWGRLAYGGELANELQSVNISTIDPSVCNGTESYGGEIYDGMLCVGALDGGKDSCQGDSGGPLICDGLLTGVVSWGNKCAEPNYPGIYTDVNYFSEWISAAADAEPTVLSQCQYVDPSTENPVNPSSSTSESTSVTTDPTVSTTPSKATGIHLSFGILFVSLVFGLSKV